A single genomic interval of Streptomyces graminofaciens harbors:
- a CDS encoding ABC transporter permease, translating to MVATFVLRRLGAGILLLLTLSFLVFCLLGLSPGTPLQALLGTRPASPELVDSLNARYHLDDPFLVQYGRWLAGVCALDFGQSISVQSDAPVGQILSERMALTLQLGGYALVLILLVGIPLGMLAGIRRGRRTDRAISAGATVAISAPAFVLAIVLLYVFGVALRWFPVYGTGTGFAERVSHLTLPAVALATVLSGILVRQTRAAMLTAVSQDFITFARLRGLSHGRVLVRYALRNAALPVVTSLGLILVAALTSTLFIEQVFSLPGIGTLLLAAVTNNDVPVVQGAVLVLGASVILTNLAVDLLGLALDPRTRFAVKDGA from the coding sequence ATGGTAGCGACCTTCGTTCTGAGACGCCTGGGGGCCGGCATCCTGCTCCTGCTGACGCTGAGCTTCCTCGTGTTCTGCCTGCTTGGCCTCAGCCCGGGCACACCGCTCCAAGCCCTGCTGGGGACCAGGCCGGCATCACCCGAGCTGGTCGACTCCCTCAACGCCCGCTACCACCTCGACGACCCTTTCCTGGTGCAGTACGGGCGATGGCTCGCGGGCGTCTGCGCACTCGACTTCGGGCAGTCGATCTCCGTGCAGAGCGACGCCCCGGTCGGGCAGATCCTTTCCGAACGGATGGCCCTGACCTTGCAGTTGGGGGGCTACGCCCTCGTTCTGATCCTGCTCGTCGGCATCCCGCTCGGCATGCTGGCCGGCATCCGGCGGGGGCGCCGCACGGACCGGGCCATCTCGGCGGGCGCGACCGTCGCCATCAGCGCACCGGCCTTCGTCCTCGCGATCGTCCTGCTCTACGTCTTCGGAGTCGCCCTGAGGTGGTTCCCGGTCTACGGGACCGGTACCGGCTTCGCCGAGCGCGTCTCGCACCTCACCCTGCCCGCTGTCGCCCTGGCGACCGTGCTGTCCGGCATTCTGGTCCGCCAGACCCGCGCCGCCATGCTCACGGCGGTGTCCCAGGACTTCATCACCTTCGCCAGGCTGCGCGGTCTCAGCCACGGCCGGGTCCTCGTGCGCTACGCACTGCGCAATGCCGCACTGCCCGTCGTCACCAGCCTCGGCCTCATCCTCGTAGCGGCTCTGACCTCCACGCTCTTCATCGAGCAGGTGTTCTCGCTGCCTGGAATCGGCACGCTGCTGCTGGCGGCGGTGACCAACAACGACGTGCCTGTCGTGCAGGGAGCGGTGCTGGTGCTCGGCGCCTCAGTCATCTTGACCAATCTCGCCGTGGACCTCCTGGGACTGGCACTGGACCCGCGGACGCGGTTCGCCGTGAAGGACGGTGCGTGA
- a CDS encoding ABC transporter permease, whose protein sequence is MAELTAVAQTVEAPEQIEGRRRKRPPILILLAGSVAAAIAVLVVIGPWTTPFDPTHQDLMNTAAGPGGGHPLGTDSLGRDVLSLLLAGARIAVIGPVIVAAGAVLFGTTLGMAAAWKGGFVDSLISRVADLMYALPGLLVIVVIVGVLGGGYWLAVGVLLLLSLPTAFRMTRSVAAAQVRLPYIEAARTLGLSVPRIVFRHILPNIFPTILATFLLDFVGALIGLSGLSFLGLGAPPGTPDWGSLLQDGQSMLTVNPWVSLAPGLLILLTATSITLLGDWMYDRYSARGGQR, encoded by the coding sequence ATGGCCGAACTGACCGCTGTCGCCCAGACCGTGGAAGCACCCGAGCAGATCGAAGGGCGCCGACGGAAGCGACCGCCCATTCTGATCCTCCTGGCCGGGTCAGTCGCCGCGGCGATCGCCGTTCTGGTGGTGATCGGTCCATGGACCACTCCGTTCGACCCGACCCACCAGGATCTGATGAACACCGCGGCCGGCCCGGGAGGCGGCCACCCCCTGGGCACCGACAGCCTGGGCCGGGACGTACTGTCCCTCCTCCTCGCCGGAGCCCGCATCGCGGTCATCGGTCCGGTCATCGTCGCGGCGGGCGCCGTCCTCTTCGGTACGACGCTCGGCATGGCCGCGGCATGGAAGGGCGGATTCGTCGACTCCCTCATCAGCCGAGTCGCCGACCTCATGTACGCACTGCCCGGACTGCTCGTCATCGTGGTCATCGTCGGCGTGCTCGGCGGAGGTTACTGGCTCGCCGTCGGGGTGCTCCTGCTGCTGTCCCTGCCGACCGCGTTCCGCATGACGCGCAGCGTGGCGGCTGCCCAGGTACGCCTGCCCTACATCGAGGCGGCCCGGACACTGGGGCTGTCCGTCCCACGCATCGTCTTCCGCCACATCCTTCCCAACATCTTCCCCACGATCCTCGCCACCTTCCTGCTGGACTTCGTCGGAGCGCTCATCGGTCTGTCAGGACTCTCCTTCCTCGGCCTCGGCGCTCCCCCCGGAACACCCGACTGGGGATCCCTCCTCCAGGACGGCCAGAGCATGCTCACCGTCAACCCGTGGGTCTCCCTCGCCCCCGGCCTGCTGATCCTGCTGACCGCCACCAGCATCACCCTCCTGGGAGACTGGATGTACGACCGCTACTCCGCCCGAGGAGGACAACGGTGA
- a CDS encoding dipeptide ABC transporter ATP-binding protein, with product MTGIQRQSAAPLLSVRDLRVKTRQGRILLNSTSFDLRAGEVLGIVGESGSGKTMTARALARALADGVSAEGEVVFDGTSLLDISERELRPLRGSRIAMVLQDPFTALNPLQTVREHLRESLGPAVRRNKAEARTEVARRLAEVGLAAEVADRYPFQLSGGMRQRVAIATALAQDPAFLIADEPTTALDATTQAQVLELLRTLQCDRGMALILITHDLRVAFSVCDRIMVMYAGTVLEHAPAEQMARRPRHPYSLGLMLAEPPVNRYQERLASVPGNVPPAHSVTQTCAFADRCQWRRDACTSGPPLLAEVSAPGAVVEHHSACVRAADLSDELDAAIRSRSTTADEPPVRGLGAPLLQVRALSKTFRTASLTGRRKENVALADVTFEIAEGESLGLLGETGSGKTTTARCVLGLSTPTSGAIELDGFDISDYRRLSREQRARVRRLVQVVFQDPYASLNPSMTIETALGEAITAGGAGVHGAPGTVAELLDLVGLPQIHARRRPSALSGGERQRVAIARALAVRPKLLICDEPVAALDVSVQAQILELLRDIRTRYGTSMLFITHDLSVVRQMTDRTLVLKDGTIVEAGDTAQLLDAPRHPYTKSLVASVPGPRAATVDTTSGDGSREPSRKP from the coding sequence GTGACGGGCATACAGCGGCAGTCGGCGGCGCCCCTGCTGTCCGTGCGCGACCTGCGGGTGAAGACCCGGCAGGGCCGGATCCTGCTCAATAGCACGAGCTTCGACCTCAGGGCCGGTGAAGTACTCGGCATCGTCGGGGAATCGGGCAGCGGCAAGACGATGACGGCCCGCGCGCTGGCACGTGCTCTGGCCGACGGTGTCTCGGCGGAGGGCGAAGTCGTCTTCGACGGCACTTCGTTGCTCGATATCAGCGAGCGTGAACTGCGTCCCCTGCGCGGGTCCCGCATCGCGATGGTGCTGCAGGATCCCTTCACGGCTCTCAATCCGCTGCAGACCGTTCGCGAGCACCTGCGCGAGTCGCTGGGGCCGGCCGTCCGCAGGAACAAGGCGGAAGCCCGTACCGAGGTCGCGCGGCGGCTGGCCGAGGTCGGTCTCGCGGCGGAGGTCGCCGACCGCTATCCGTTCCAGCTGTCCGGCGGCATGCGTCAGAGGGTGGCCATCGCCACGGCGCTCGCCCAGGACCCCGCGTTCCTCATCGCGGACGAGCCGACCACGGCCCTGGACGCGACCACTCAGGCACAGGTCCTCGAACTCCTGCGCACGCTGCAATGCGACCGCGGCATGGCACTGATCCTCATCACCCACGACCTCCGCGTCGCGTTCTCGGTGTGCGACCGGATCATGGTGATGTACGCGGGAACCGTTCTGGAGCACGCGCCGGCCGAGCAGATGGCGCGTCGGCCCCGTCATCCGTACTCGCTCGGTCTGATGCTGGCGGAACCGCCGGTCAACCGCTATCAGGAACGCCTCGCCTCGGTTCCCGGAAACGTGCCGCCGGCCCACTCCGTCACACAGACCTGCGCGTTCGCGGACCGATGCCAGTGGCGCCGTGACGCGTGCACCTCGGGCCCGCCACTCCTGGCCGAGGTGAGTGCGCCAGGCGCTGTTGTCGAGCACCACTCGGCATGTGTCCGCGCCGCGGACCTGAGCGACGAGCTGGACGCCGCGATACGTTCCCGGTCCACCACCGCGGACGAGCCACCCGTACGCGGTCTCGGCGCGCCACTGCTGCAGGTCAGGGCGTTGAGCAAGACCTTCCGAACGGCCTCCCTGACCGGCCGGCGCAAGGAGAACGTCGCACTCGCGGACGTCACGTTCGAGATAGCCGAGGGCGAGTCGCTGGGCCTGCTGGGGGAGACCGGATCGGGCAAGACGACGACGGCTCGGTGCGTCCTGGGTCTGTCCACCCCCACATCCGGCGCCATCGAGCTCGACGGGTTCGACATCAGTGACTACCGGCGACTCTCCCGCGAGCAGCGCGCACGGGTACGCCGTCTTGTCCAGGTCGTCTTCCAGGACCCCTACGCGTCGCTGAATCCGTCGATGACGATCGAGACGGCTCTGGGAGAAGCCATCACGGCCGGTGGAGCGGGCGTTCACGGCGCACCCGGGACGGTTGCCGAGCTGCTGGACCTCGTCGGTCTGCCACAGATCCACGCTCGACGCCGCCCCAGTGCCCTGTCCGGCGGTGAGCGACAGCGCGTCGCGATCGCCCGGGCGCTGGCGGTACGGCCCAAACTGCTCATCTGCGACGAGCCGGTGGCCGCGCTCGACGTCTCCGTCCAGGCCCAGATCCTCGAACTGCTCCGTGACATCCGCACCCGCTACGGCACCAGCATGCTCTTCATCACCCACGACCTGTCAGTCGTACGTCAGATGACCGATCGGACCCTGGTCCTCAAGGACGGCACGATCGTCGAAGCAGGCGACACCGCTCAGCTCCTGGACGCTCCGCGGCACCCCTACACCAAGAGTCTGGTCGCCTCCGTGCCCGGCCCCCGAGCCGCCACGGTCGACACCACCTCGGGTGACGGCTCGCGGGAGCCCTCCCGCAAACCCTGA
- a CDS encoding ABC transporter substrate-binding protein: MLNRRSRRTAPTVLGGLLLMSLTATACAGTDTTDDGAAAKLTDDDIPTFTFALPSQPPGYDKATSTQPVVTGSFMSLVTEPLERVAPNGSYIPALAEKVVQPDSRTIVYKLRSGVKFSDGEPLTAEDVAWSLTHTATPPAQTSASVRGFSSAKVTGDLEVTVKLSAAIPTARAGLAGATLVQEKKFATAHASKLGTSAAIPVGTGPYEVTSANASGVTLTRRDGYWGSKPKVKKLNLKVITDDNSAQLAMRSGDVDMRVLTNVKSAPQWRAVPGTHVYSAASDAVNFLAMDVTKAPFDDVHVRRAVAYATDIPGLVKAAWGGEATPLKGFLPAKNLAGVAGGNEAAQRFLDSLPSQAIDLKKAKAELVKSGHADGFSTTIEYIDAVPATKALALSLQQNLKTLGIDVTVKSVTLNAWSAKFYEHKLTGISLAFGFTTSGTDPASLLGSAVGKENIGPQKVNIANFTTPEVEKSLPVVNTAGTDATRWDATQTLLTQIADQVPYVPLAAQDFLMAVGKGFASSTGKVTVDDYFDGRWALNLRATQAK; this comes from the coding sequence ATGCTCAACAGACGATCACGACGCACGGCGCCCACCGTCCTGGGCGGTCTGCTTCTGATGAGCCTCACGGCCACCGCGTGCGCCGGAACAGACACCACCGACGACGGTGCCGCGGCAAAGCTGACCGACGACGACATACCCACGTTCACGTTCGCGCTTCCCTCGCAGCCTCCCGGCTACGACAAGGCGACGAGCACCCAGCCGGTGGTCACCGGCAGCTTCATGTCCCTGGTCACGGAGCCGCTCGAGCGCGTCGCACCGAACGGCTCCTACATCCCGGCCCTCGCCGAGAAGGTCGTCCAGCCCGATTCCAGGACCATCGTGTACAAGCTCCGCTCGGGGGTGAAGTTCTCCGACGGCGAGCCGCTCACCGCTGAGGACGTCGCCTGGAGCCTGACGCACACGGCGACCCCGCCCGCGCAGACCTCTGCGAGCGTTCGTGGCTTCTCCAGCGCGAAGGTGACCGGGGATCTCGAGGTGACGGTGAAGCTCAGTGCCGCGATACCCACGGCCAGGGCCGGGCTGGCAGGCGCGACGCTCGTCCAGGAGAAGAAGTTCGCCACGGCTCACGCCTCGAAGCTGGGTACCAGTGCCGCGATCCCTGTCGGCACGGGTCCCTACGAGGTCACCTCGGCCAATGCCTCCGGCGTCACGCTCACTCGCAGGGACGGCTACTGGGGCAGCAAGCCAAAGGTCAAGAAGCTCAACCTCAAGGTGATCACCGACGACAACAGCGCCCAACTGGCCATGCGCTCGGGCGACGTCGACATGCGCGTGCTGACCAATGTCAAGTCGGCGCCGCAGTGGCGCGCCGTGCCGGGCACCCACGTCTACTCCGCAGCCTCCGACGCGGTCAACTTCCTCGCGATGGACGTGACCAAGGCTCCCTTCGACGACGTGCACGTACGCAGGGCGGTCGCCTACGCGACGGACATCCCGGGCCTGGTGAAGGCCGCCTGGGGAGGTGAGGCGACACCGCTCAAGGGCTTCCTGCCGGCCAAGAACCTCGCCGGGGTGGCCGGCGGCAACGAGGCGGCGCAGAGGTTCCTCGACTCCCTGCCCAGTCAGGCCATCGACCTGAAGAAGGCCAAGGCGGAACTGGTCAAGTCCGGTCACGCCGACGGGTTCAGCACCACGATCGAGTACATCGACGCCGTGCCGGCGACCAAGGCGCTGGCACTGTCGCTCCAACAAAACCTCAAAACCTTGGGCATCGACGTCACCGTCAAGTCCGTCACCCTCAACGCCTGGTCCGCCAAGTTCTACGAGCACAAGCTGACCGGCATCTCCCTGGCCTTCGGTTTCACCACCTCAGGCACGGATCCGGCTTCTCTGCTCGGCTCTGCGGTGGGCAAGGAGAACATCGGCCCCCAGAAGGTCAACATCGCCAACTTCACCACCCCCGAGGTCGAGAAGTCGCTCCCCGTGGTGAACACGGCGGGTACCGACGCCACCCGTTGGGACGCCACGCAGACACTGCTGACCCAGATCGCCGACCAGGTTCCCTACGTACCGCTCGCCGCACAGGACTTCCTCATGGCTGTCGGCAAGGGGTTCGCCTCATCCACCGGAAAGGTCACCGTCGACGACTACTTCGACGGCCGGTGGGCGCTGAACCTCCGGGCCACCCAGGCCAAGTGA
- a CDS encoding aminotransferase class V-fold PLP-dependent enzyme: MTLSADSHRRFVQEAFPEKPSCAYLDTASVGLVPEAVRTAVGACYEALGAGVRGMARTRSAVEQTRELLSSEFNCAPQDITFASSTGEVVNAVARAITWRDDDEVLVLADEFPTTLLPWSRLPGVRLVTVQPGPDDDRLGALLTAINPRTRLVAVSHVNSVTGTLIDLTALGRACAQAGALLLCDAAQSAGVVPVDANDVDFLVATGYKWMLAGFGIAFVITKPTVREHLSPTLLGHGNIPPSHELAVGTPNLSGIHALGAAARLRHTIGLESISRRAHDLADRIRAEAADLGHALASHDGQGTIVSLRLSADAADELVARLGHGGVVTAQRGGNLRVSPHFYTLDSEVDALLGALSSTSPTAT; this comes from the coding sequence ATGACGCTGTCCGCCGACTCCCACCGCAGGTTCGTGCAGGAGGCTTTTCCGGAGAAGCCGTCCTGTGCCTACCTCGACACGGCTTCTGTGGGCCTGGTGCCCGAGGCGGTGCGAACCGCCGTCGGCGCGTGCTACGAGGCGCTCGGCGCGGGGGTCCGCGGGATGGCACGCACCCGCTCCGCCGTCGAGCAGACCAGGGAACTGCTGTCCTCGGAGTTCAACTGCGCCCCCCAGGACATCACCTTCGCCTCCTCCACCGGCGAGGTCGTCAACGCCGTCGCCCGCGCCATCACGTGGCGGGACGACGACGAGGTGCTGGTCCTCGCGGACGAGTTCCCCACCACGCTCCTCCCCTGGAGCAGGCTTCCGGGAGTACGTCTGGTCACGGTGCAGCCGGGGCCGGACGACGACCGCCTCGGCGCCCTCCTCACGGCGATCAACCCGCGTACCCGGCTCGTGGCGGTCTCCCACGTCAACTCCGTAACGGGCACCCTGATCGACCTCACGGCGCTCGGCCGAGCCTGTGCCCAGGCCGGCGCTCTGCTGCTGTGCGACGCCGCCCAGTCCGCCGGGGTCGTCCCCGTCGACGCGAACGACGTGGATTTCCTCGTGGCCACCGGCTACAAGTGGATGCTCGCCGGGTTCGGCATCGCCTTCGTCATCACCAAGCCGACGGTTCGGGAACACCTCTCCCCCACGCTCCTGGGACACGGCAACATCCCGCCCTCGCACGAGTTGGCCGTAGGTACCCCGAACCTGAGTGGCATCCACGCCCTCGGCGCCGCCGCGCGACTGCGTCACACCATAGGCCTCGAGAGCATCTCCCGCAGGGCACACGACCTCGCCGACCGCATCCGGGCCGAGGCGGCCGACCTGGGTCACGCCCTCGCGTCCCACGACGGCCAGGGAACGATCGTCAGTCTCAGACTGTCCGCCGACGCGGCCGACGAGCTCGTCGCGCGGCTCGGGCACGGTGGCGTCGTCACCGCGCAGCGCGGCGGCAACCTGCGCGTCTCACCCCACTTCTACACGCTGGACAGCGAGGTCGACGCGTTGCTCGGCGCTCTGTCCAGCACTTCTCCCACGGCGACCTGA
- a CDS encoding RidA family protein, which translates to MSKRIIQNGSSLGPYSQAVIVGNHCYVAGTGGFLPGTSQLVEGGKEAEIRQTMKNLEAVIGEAGYSMSDIVSVTAYLRDVSDWPTFNEIYSTCFEPESAPARAVVGVAELPAGANLEVTCVAVREDTA; encoded by the coding sequence GTGTCCAAGCGGATCATCCAGAACGGTTCCTCGCTGGGCCCCTACTCGCAGGCGGTCATCGTCGGCAACCACTGCTACGTGGCCGGTACCGGCGGCTTTCTCCCCGGCACATCCCAGCTGGTGGAAGGAGGCAAGGAAGCAGAGATCCGGCAGACCATGAAGAACCTCGAAGCCGTCATCGGTGAGGCCGGGTACAGCATGTCGGACATCGTCAGCGTCACCGCCTACCTGCGTGACGTCTCCGACTGGCCCACGTTCAACGAGATCTACTCCACCTGCTTCGAGCCGGAATCCGCCCCTGCCCGAGCCGTGGTGGGCGTGGCCGAGCTGCCCGCCGGAGCCAACCTCGAGGTCACCTGCGTCGCCGTCCGTGAGGACACCGCCTGA
- a CDS encoding amidohydrolase family protein: MPAAGHTERFTYFGAGERCGELVVTHHPDGELRTDFAVSNNGRGAELHERISVGEDGQLPHQWTVEGTSLMGGQVQERFVTDGLTQTWTSQAEAGEHSGTPRLYLPADSSPYSTWIAARAALAAGGSVEALPHGHVRTDLLHSTQLDGPGGPVPVDVHAVRGIALTPEYVLTDAEGELIACLAMGSDLVRAPFEQQYPALAKLEGTLTRAYLHQVQERIRHRFDAPVRIRAVRVFDPDRLTLTEPMSVTMFRDRITGMAPDEESVAVAGEVVIDGAGGTLVAGLHDMHAHVRPIDGLFYLAAGVTTVRDMGNANEALLSLTASWDTGAIAGPTVVPSGFIEGRSPHSALFGFIPETLEEALDAVRWYAARGYHQIKIYNSMNPDWVPALTAEAHRLGLRAVGHIPAFTTPDRMIEAGYDEITHVNQLMLGWLLDEGEDTRTPLRLTAMTRAKDLDLDCDAVRHTLKLMRERNIGLDTTAVIVERLMLSRARTVLSADAPFLSHMPAGYQRQRKRTYVPFTSEDDLSEYDTSFPVVLKVLKRLHDHGIALWPGTDDSTGFTVHRELELYVEAGLPAAEVLRIATRDCADHLGLGHSHGRVEPGRNASFVLLDGDPLEDISVVRDVRMVVKNGDVYYPHEIYTELGIRPFSTPPTVIQGDGS; encoded by the coding sequence ATGCCGGCAGCCGGCCACACTGAGCGGTTCACCTACTTCGGGGCGGGAGAGCGGTGCGGCGAGCTCGTCGTGACACACCACCCCGACGGCGAACTCCGCACCGACTTCGCCGTGTCCAACAACGGCCGCGGGGCCGAACTGCACGAACGAATCTCCGTCGGCGAAGACGGGCAGCTGCCCCACCAGTGGACGGTGGAGGGCACCTCGCTGATGGGTGGTCAGGTACAGGAACGCTTCGTCACCGACGGCCTCACTCAGACGTGGACGAGCCAGGCCGAGGCCGGCGAGCACTCCGGCACACCCAGGCTGTACCTTCCGGCGGACTCAAGCCCCTACAGCACCTGGATAGCGGCCCGGGCGGCGCTGGCCGCGGGCGGTTCGGTGGAGGCACTGCCCCACGGCCATGTCCGGACCGATCTGCTGCACAGCACGCAACTCGACGGTCCTGGGGGGCCGGTGCCCGTCGATGTCCATGCCGTCAGGGGCATCGCCCTGACGCCGGAATACGTCCTCACCGACGCCGAAGGCGAACTGATCGCCTGTCTCGCCATGGGCAGCGACCTGGTCCGTGCCCCCTTCGAGCAGCAGTACCCCGCACTGGCGAAGCTGGAAGGCACTCTCACGCGTGCCTACCTGCACCAGGTGCAAGAGCGGATCCGCCACCGGTTCGACGCGCCGGTCCGCATCCGCGCCGTCCGCGTCTTCGACCCTGACCGCCTGACCCTCACCGAACCCATGTCGGTCACGATGTTCCGCGACCGGATCACCGGCATGGCACCGGACGAGGAGAGCGTGGCGGTCGCCGGGGAAGTCGTCATCGACGGCGCTGGGGGCACCCTGGTGGCCGGGCTGCACGACATGCACGCCCATGTGCGGCCGATCGACGGCCTGTTCTATCTCGCCGCAGGTGTCACGACCGTCCGCGACATGGGCAACGCCAACGAGGCACTGCTGTCGTTGACCGCCAGCTGGGACACGGGCGCCATCGCCGGACCCACCGTCGTGCCCTCGGGGTTCATCGAGGGCCGCAGCCCGCACTCCGCACTGTTCGGGTTCATCCCCGAGACCCTCGAGGAAGCACTGGACGCGGTCCGCTGGTACGCCGCACGCGGCTACCACCAGATCAAGATCTACAACTCCATGAATCCCGACTGGGTGCCGGCGCTGACCGCGGAGGCACACCGCCTGGGCCTGCGGGCCGTGGGTCACATCCCGGCCTTCACCACTCCCGACCGGATGATCGAGGCGGGCTACGACGAGATCACACACGTCAACCAGCTCATGCTGGGCTGGCTCCTGGACGAGGGAGAGGACACCCGCACACCGCTCAGGCTCACCGCCATGACGCGCGCCAAGGACCTCGACCTGGACTGTGACGCGGTCCGGCACACCCTGAAACTGATGCGGGAGAGGAACATCGGCCTCGACACCACTGCCGTCATCGTCGAACGGCTCATGCTCAGCCGCGCCCGGACGGTCCTGTCGGCCGACGCTCCGTTCCTGAGCCACATGCCCGCCGGTTACCAGCGTCAGCGCAAGCGCACCTACGTCCCCTTCACCAGCGAGGACGACCTGAGCGAGTACGACACGTCCTTCCCTGTGGTCCTCAAGGTCCTGAAGCGCCTGCACGATCACGGCATCGCTCTGTGGCCCGGAACCGACGACTCCACAGGCTTCACCGTCCACCGCGAACTCGAACTCTATGTGGAGGCCGGGCTCCCGGCCGCGGAAGTGCTGCGCATCGCCACCCGCGACTGTGCCGATCACCTCGGCCTGGGACACAGCCACGGCCGCGTCGAACCCGGCAGGAACGCCTCCTTCGTGCTGCTGGACGGCGACCCCCTTGAGGACATCAGCGTGGTCCGCGACGTCCGCATGGTCGTCAAGAACGGGGACGTCTACTACCCGCACGAGATCTACACGGAACTCGGGATCAGGCCCTTCAGTACGCCGCCGACCGTCATTCAGGGTGACGGCTCATGA
- a CDS encoding amidohydrolase, with protein MTTTLWTGLPQLVKDLQVLYQDLHQNPELPLQEHRTAERVAQRLRMLDYEVTEQVGGTGVVGVLRRGEGPVVMLRSELDALPLLEKTGLPFASTVRATGLDGLETPVMHACGHDMHITCLIGAATLLAQATAAWSGTLMLVFQPAEELACGAQNMVDDGLFERFPTPNVVLGQHVIPTPVGTIGYGSGAIMAAMDAAQVVLHGRGGHGSRPETTVDPVLMAAHIVTRLQGVVSREIAASEAAVVTVGRLAAGTKDNIIPDTAELGISVRSFSTSTRTTIRRAIERIIRSEADASGAPRPPEVTWTIAAPVTENDPDATAITIASLMSHFGEQRITVMPPVTGSEDVGVFGAACKAPTVFWFLGGLDPADFAAAVEEGRQDSLPTNHSPHFAPVVEPTLHTGIQALVVAATAWLGAPDER; from the coding sequence GTGACAACAACGCTGTGGACAGGGCTGCCCCAACTCGTCAAGGATCTGCAAGTCCTGTACCAGGACCTGCACCAGAATCCCGAACTGCCCTTGCAGGAACACCGCACCGCCGAACGCGTGGCCCAGAGGCTGCGCATGCTGGACTACGAGGTCACCGAGCAGGTGGGCGGGACAGGCGTCGTGGGCGTACTCCGGCGCGGCGAGGGCCCCGTCGTGATGCTGAGATCGGAACTCGACGCCCTCCCCCTGTTGGAGAAGACCGGGCTGCCCTTCGCCTCCACCGTGCGGGCGACAGGGCTCGACGGGCTGGAAACACCGGTGATGCACGCGTGCGGTCACGATATGCACATCACGTGCCTGATCGGCGCGGCGACCCTGCTCGCCCAAGCCACCGCCGCTTGGTCCGGCACCCTGATGCTGGTGTTCCAGCCGGCAGAGGAACTCGCCTGCGGCGCACAGAACATGGTGGACGACGGCCTCTTCGAACGCTTCCCCACACCGAACGTCGTGCTCGGGCAACATGTCATTCCCACCCCGGTCGGAACCATCGGCTACGGGTCCGGCGCCATCATGGCCGCCATGGACGCGGCGCAAGTCGTCCTGCACGGCCGTGGCGGACATGGATCCCGCCCGGAGACCACGGTCGACCCCGTTCTGATGGCGGCGCACATCGTCACCCGGCTGCAGGGCGTGGTCTCGCGCGAGATCGCCGCTTCCGAGGCCGCGGTGGTGACGGTCGGACGGCTCGCCGCGGGTACCAAGGACAACATCATCCCGGACACCGCCGAGCTGGGAATCAGCGTCCGGAGCTTCTCCACCAGCACGCGAACGACCATACGCCGGGCCATCGAACGCATCATCCGCAGTGAAGCCGACGCCAGTGGGGCACCCCGGCCCCCGGAGGTGACGTGGACGATCGCGGCCCCGGTGACCGAGAACGACCCCGATGCCACCGCCATCACGATCGCGTCTCTCATGTCGCACTTCGGTGAGCAGCGCATCACCGTGATGCCTCCGGTCACGGGCAGCGAGGACGTCGGTGTCTTCGGCGCGGCCTGCAAGGCTCCCACCGTCTTCTGGTTCCTCGGCGGCCTCGACCCGGCCGACTTCGCCGCCGCCGTCGAGGAAGGCAGACAGGACAGTCTGCCGACCAACCACTCACCGCACTTCGCCCCCGTAGTAGAGCCCACCCTGCACACCGGTATTCAAGCGCTCGTCGTAGCCGCGACGGCGTGGCTCGGTGCGCCGGACGAAAGGTGA
- the thpR gene encoding RNA 2',3'-cyclic phosphodiesterase → MTEPPQTATQHAFIALAPPDDAKNELAHALSPAYAAYPNLRWNRIEDWHITLAFLGELPVQAIERLRSPLADLAASRPSLELALLGGGHFDERVLWSGVAGDLDQLHELSEAVRARIRDCDVAFAERPLRPHLTLARARRYDNASVTSAAAGLDGVSGRPWQTARLHLVGSTASGHPGPRRYQDIDAWTLVTGQRHRPATVTDCTA, encoded by the coding sequence GTGACCGAACCGCCCCAGACCGCCACCCAGCACGCGTTTATCGCCCTCGCGCCGCCCGACGATGCGAAGAACGAGCTGGCACACGCGCTGAGCCCGGCCTACGCCGCCTATCCCAACCTGCGCTGGAACCGCATCGAAGACTGGCACATCACTCTGGCCTTCCTGGGCGAGCTGCCGGTGCAGGCCATCGAGCGGCTTCGTTCACCCCTCGCCGACCTGGCGGCTTCCCGCCCCTCTCTCGAACTGGCACTGCTCGGTGGCGGACACTTCGACGAGCGAGTGCTGTGGAGCGGCGTCGCGGGCGATCTCGACCAACTGCACGAGCTGAGCGAAGCGGTACGGGCGCGGATCAGGGACTGCGACGTCGCCTTCGCCGAACGCCCGCTGCGTCCCCACCTCACGCTGGCCCGCGCTCGCCGCTACGACAACGCGTCCGTAACGTCGGCGGCCGCAGGCCTCGACGGCGTCAGCGGACGCCCTTGGCAGACCGCACGTCTCCACTTGGTCGGCAGCACGGCAAGTGGCCACCCGGGCCCGCGGCGCTATCAGGACATCGACGCATGGACCCTGGTCACTGGGCAAAGGCATCGCCCCGCAACCGTCACAGACTGCACCGCATGA